A part of Antennarius striatus isolate MH-2024 chromosome 21, ASM4005453v1, whole genome shotgun sequence genomic DNA contains:
- the adrb1 gene encoding beta-1 adrenergic receptor, protein MGEPDPSSPVNFQNGSESGASDPASDQWMAGMSLVMGLIVLCIVFGNILVIVAIAKTQRLQTLTNVFIVSLASADLIMGLLVVPFGAALEVRGWWQYGSFFCEIWISVDVLCVTASIETLCVIAIDRYVAITSPFRYQSLLTKARAKAMVCAVWAISALVSFLPILMHWSRDSVETACYEDPECCDFVTNKAYAISSSIISFYIPLLVMVFVYVRVYREAKKQLTKIDKCEGRFHNSLNGLTSKLKKRPSKILALREQKALKTLGIIMGTFTLCWLPFFLVNVVRVFFPDVVDKDLFVFLNWLGYVNSAFNPIIYCRSPDFRKAFKRLLCCPRQADRRLHISSCDLSRCSGGFVSPLETGALGLWSDCAGLDNSDSCLVGTVKLSDSDSQL, encoded by the coding sequence ATGGGGGAACCTGACCCGTCCTCTCCGGTGAACTTCCAGAATGGCTCGGAAAGCGGCGCGTCGGACCCCGCATCCGACCAGTGGATGGCCGGGATGAGCCTGGTGATGGGTTTGATTGTCCTGTGTATTGTTTTCGGGAATATTTTGGTCATCGTGGCCATAGCCAAGACGCAGAGGTTGCAGACGCTCACTAATGTGTTCATCGTGTCTCTTGCGAGTGCGGACCTCATCATGGGACTGCTTGTGGTGCCCTTTGGCGCTGCGCTCGAGGTGCGCGGCTGGTGGCAGTACGGCTCCTTCTTCTGCGAGATCTGGATCTCCGTGGATGTCTTGTGCGTCACTGCGAGCATCGAGACCTTGTGCGTAATCGCCATAGACAGGTATGTGGCCATCACCTCGCCTTTCCGTTACCAAAGCTTGTTGACCAAAGCGAGAGCCAAAGCGATGGTGTGTGCAGTTTGGGCAATTTCTGCGCTGGTCTCCTTCTTGCCCATCCTGATGCACTGGTCCCGGGACAGTGTGGAGACAGCCTGCTACGAAGACCCCGAATGTTGCGACTTCGTCACCAACAAGGCATATGCCATCTCCTCATCGATCATATCTTTTTACATTCCTCTCCTGGTCATGGTATTCGTTTACGTCCGGGTGTACAGAGAGGCGAAAAAACAGCTTACGAAGATCGACAAGTGCGAAGGAAGATTCCACAACTCCTTAAACGGACTAACCTCCAAGTTAAAGAAAAGGCCGTCAAAAATCCTGGCGCTCAGAGAGCAGAAGGCGCTCAAAACGCTGGGCATCATCATGGGGACGTTCACTCTCTGCTGGTTGCCTTTCTTTTTAGTCAACGTTGTGCGGGTGTTTTTTCCAGATGTGGTGGACAAGGACCTGTTCGTGTTCCTAAACTGGCTGGGCTACGTGAACTCAGCGTTCAACCCCATCATTTACTGCCGGAGCCCGGACTTCAGGAAGGCCTTCAAGAGGCTGCTGTGCTGCCCGAGACAAGCCGACCGCAGGCTGCACATCAGCTCCTGCGACCTGTCCCGGTGTTCCGGTGGGTTCGTCTCCCCCCTGGAGACCGGCGCGTTGGGGTTGTGGTCGGATTGCGCAGGCTTGGACAACAGCGACAGCTGCTTGGTCGGAACAGTAAAGCTATCTGACTCTGATTCACAGCTGTGA